One segment of Alnus glutinosa chromosome 2, dhAlnGlut1.1, whole genome shotgun sequence DNA contains the following:
- the LOC133860224 gene encoding uncharacterized protein LOC133860224, with the protein MWTTEIGLWNGGRRKTNVAFTMLVGNSAAVMLTIGWGVHKDFLDGCTRNSTSSDISDMFLSLKMMKVNNPDSNIFDANNETECRKQCLNSSLCQAYSFQPLTDICWICTENLSNPQEEYINGSRNLSVCVAKPVIESTVRNCEPWGKNLIPYPLSTGPNCGDHMYFSFDCNSSTSQVSFKAPSGTYRVANIDPSKRTFVIQVKHVGYDRNSRGTQLLNDSLPFIEGTWLFIDSGKFSSGVEAEVKISWETPHKLSCNYCRECMEWTNSTCNVTRDGKRCLCTGKFLWDGQNLNCTKELVEGDYPQPSEEQSKGKMPLTLIVMIPLIVVFLLASAILCIYMWRRKMAKRQENRRSDERNRVLRTLDSEKHVKDLMGSGEFTEEDEKGIDVPMFDLESILASTDNF; encoded by the exons ATGTGGACAACAGAAATTGGTCTTTGGAATGGTGGGCGCCGAAAGACAAATGTAGCATTTACAATGCTTGTGGGAAATTCGGCAGCTGTAATGTTAACAATTGGGTG GGGAGTACATAAAGATTTTTTGGATGGGTGCACCAGAAATTCGACATCATCCGACATCAGCGACATGTTCTTGAGCTTAAAGATGATGAAAGTGAACAACCCAGACTCTAATATCTTCGATGCAAACAATGAAACAGAATGCAGAAAGCAGTGCCTTAACTCCAGCCTGTGCCAAGCTTATTCATTTCAGCCATTGACCGACATCTGCTGGATTTGCACTGAGAATCTAAGTAATCCTCAAGAGGAGTACATAAACGGTAGTCGTAACCTCTCTGTCTGCGTGGCAAAACCTGTTATAG AATCAACTGTTAGGAATTGTGAGCCTTGGGGCAAAAACTTGATCCCCTATCCACTGAGCACTGGACCAAATTGCGGCGACCACATGTACTTCAGTTTTGATTGCAACAGTTCCACAAGCCAGGTTAGCTTCAAGGCTCCCAGTGGCACCTATCGAGTAGCCAATATCGATCCAAGTAAACGAACATTTGTCATCCAAGTCAAACATGTAGGATATGATAGAAATTCAAGAGGAACTCAGCTTCTCAATGATTCGTTGCCATTTATTGAGGGCACGTGGCTTTTCATTGATTCTGGCAAATTTAGTTCTGGCGTTGAAGCTGAAGTAAAGATTAGTTGGGAGACCCCGCACAAGCTAAGCTGTAATTATTGCAGAGAATGCATGGAATGGACAAATTCAACTTGCAATGTAACAAGAGACGGAAAGAGGTGTCTTTGCACTGGAAAATTCCTATGGGATGGCCAAAATTTAAACTGCACTAAAG AGCTTGTAGAAGGTGATTATCCTCAGCCTTCAGAAGAGCAATCAAAAGGAAAGATGCCTTTGACTCTGATTGTTATGATACCTCTAATAGTAGTGTTTCTCCTCGCAAGTGCaattctttgtatatatatgtggaGACGAAAGATGGCCAAGAGACAAG AAAACAGAAGAAGTGATGAAAGAAATCGAGTACTTCGCACATTAGATAGTGAAAAACATGTCAAAGACTTGATGGGTTCGGGTGAGTTCacagaagaagatgagaaaggCATAGATGTACCCATGTTTGATTTGGAAAGCATTCTAGCATCTACAGATAACTTCTAA
- the LOC133860225 gene encoding pentatricopeptide repeat-containing protein At1g15510, chloroplastic-like, with amino-acid sequence MSSFMLAIDIRTFSKTPFYPHVHHGKPDHTGVNQATATTTRPPQQTRPRRLLRDPIHPATLLVPVVIEGSKMLWVGSQLDVYTFPCVLRTCGGVPDLARRREVNVHVLRVGFESDVDVVNALITLYVLSARLMFDRMPRRDKISWNAIISGYFENGECLEGLRLFLLMRELSIDPDLKTMTSVISPCQLLGHVRLAREFHGYVMRTEFGVDVSLYNSLIQMFRCIIL; translated from the coding sequence ATGTCGTCGTTTATGCTTGCGATTGATATACGCACCTTCTCTAAAACTCCATTTTACCCTCACGTCCATCACGGCAAACCAGACCACACTGGAGTTAACCAAGCCACAGCGACGACAACGAGACCACCCCAGCAAACCAGACCACGCCGGTTGCTTCGAGATCCGATTCACCCAGCGACTTTGCTGGTTCCAGTGGTCATCGAAGGTTCCAAAATGTTGTGGGTTGGTAGTCAGCTGGATGTGTATACCTTTCCTTGTGTGTTGAGGACTTGTGGGGGCGTACCAGACTTGGCGAGGAGGAGGGAGGTTAACGTGCATGTGTTAAGAGTTGGGTTTGAGTCGGATGTCGACGTGGTTAATGCTTTGATCACACTATATGTTCTAAGTGCACGATTGATGTTCGATAGAATGCCGAGGAGAGATAAGATTTCGTGGAACGCAATAATTtctgggtattttgagaatggAGAGTGTTTGGAAGGGTTAAGATTGTTTCTTTTGATGCGTGAACTTTCTATTGATCCAGATTTGAAGACCATGACTAGTGTAATCTCTCCGTGTCAGCTTCTTGGTCATGTGAGATTAGCCAGGGAATTCCATGGTTATGTTATGAGAACAGAGTTTGGAGTCGATGTTTCActatataattctttaattcaGATGTTTCGGTGTATAATTCTTTAA